From one Leifsonia soli genomic stretch:
- a CDS encoding DNA gyrase subunit B, which translates to MASSDYSARHLSVLEGLEAVRKRPGMYIGSTDSRGLMHCLWEIIDNSVDEALAGHGSDIEVILHADDSVEVRDRARGIPVDIEPKTGLSGVEVVFTKLHAGGKFGSGSYAASGGLHGVGASVVNALSERLDVEVDRDGKTWAMSFHRGEPGIFDDKKGEPGPDSPFAPFVSGSELRVVGKVAKGVTGTRIRYWADRQIFTKGAEFSTDDLVGRARQTAFLVPGLAISIDDKRPAADGAGPAGRTTFRYEGGISEFVDFLAPDSPITDTWRLTGEGHFTETVPVLSDTGAMLPTELKRDCQVDIALRWGTGYDTVMRSFVNIIATPKGGSHQAGFDQGMLKFLRQQVEQNARRLKVGTDKLEKDDVMAGLTAVLTVRLPEPQFEGQTKEILGTPAVRAIVANVVQKAMAERFGSSKRDDKAQSALVLDKVVAEMKSRISARAHKETQRRKNALETSSLPAKLVDCRSNDVANSELFIVEGDSALGTARRARDSEYQALLPIRGKILNVQKASISDMLSNAECAAIIQVIGAGSGRSFDLSVARYGKVIIMSDADVDGAHIRTLLLTLFFRYMRPMIEEGRVFAAVPPLHRVVVVNPGSKPNETIYTYSEAELQAVLADLKKRGRKYQEPIQRYKGLGEMDADQLATTTMDRAHRTLRRVRVPDAEAANRVFELLMGNDVAPRKEFIIAGADDLSRARIDA; encoded by the coding sequence GTGGCGAGTTCGGACTATTCGGCCAGGCACCTCTCGGTGCTCGAGGGGCTGGAGGCCGTGCGCAAGCGACCGGGCATGTACATCGGCTCCACCGACTCCCGCGGCCTGATGCACTGCCTGTGGGAGATCATCGACAACTCGGTCGACGAGGCCCTTGCCGGGCACGGGTCCGACATCGAGGTCATCCTGCACGCCGACGACAGCGTCGAGGTGCGCGACCGCGCCCGCGGCATCCCCGTCGACATCGAGCCGAAGACGGGCCTTTCGGGCGTCGAGGTGGTCTTCACCAAGCTGCACGCCGGCGGCAAGTTCGGCAGCGGATCGTACGCGGCCTCCGGGGGACTCCACGGCGTCGGCGCTTCTGTCGTGAACGCCCTCTCCGAGCGTCTCGATGTCGAGGTCGACCGCGACGGCAAGACCTGGGCCATGTCCTTCCACCGCGGCGAGCCCGGCATCTTCGACGACAAGAAGGGCGAGCCGGGGCCGGACAGCCCGTTCGCCCCGTTCGTCAGCGGCAGCGAGCTGCGCGTCGTCGGCAAGGTCGCGAAGGGCGTGACCGGCACGCGCATCCGCTACTGGGCCGACCGGCAGATCTTCACGAAGGGCGCCGAGTTCTCGACGGACGACCTCGTCGGCCGCGCCCGGCAGACGGCGTTCCTCGTCCCGGGGCTCGCCATCTCGATCGACGACAAGCGACCGGCCGCGGACGGCGCCGGGCCGGCCGGGCGGACCACCTTCCGCTACGAGGGCGGCATCTCCGAGTTCGTCGACTTCCTCGCACCGGACAGCCCGATCACCGACACCTGGCGGCTCACCGGGGAGGGGCACTTCACCGAGACCGTCCCGGTGCTGTCGGACACGGGAGCCATGCTCCCCACCGAGCTGAAGCGCGACTGCCAGGTCGACATCGCGCTGCGCTGGGGCACCGGGTACGACACGGTCATGCGCAGCTTCGTCAACATCATCGCGACGCCGAAAGGCGGAAGCCACCAGGCCGGGTTCGACCAGGGGATGCTCAAGTTCCTCCGCCAGCAGGTGGAGCAGAACGCCCGCCGGCTCAAGGTGGGGACGGACAAGCTCGAGAAGGACGACGTGATGGCCGGTCTCACCGCCGTGCTCACGGTCCGCCTCCCCGAGCCGCAGTTCGAGGGGCAGACGAAGGAGATCCTCGGCACGCCCGCTGTGCGTGCGATCGTCGCCAACGTCGTCCAGAAGGCCATGGCCGAGCGGTTCGGCTCGTCGAAGCGCGACGACAAGGCGCAGTCGGCTCTCGTGCTCGACAAGGTCGTGGCCGAGATGAAGTCCCGCATCTCGGCCCGCGCCCACAAGGAGACGCAGCGCAGGAAGAACGCGCTGGAGACCTCATCCCTCCCCGCGAAGCTGGTCGACTGCCGCTCGAACGACGTCGCCAACAGCGAGCTGTTCATCGTCGAGGGCGACTCGGCGCTCGGCACGGCCCGCCGTGCACGTGACAGCGAGTACCAGGCGCTGCTGCCGATCCGCGGCAAGATCCTGAACGTGCAGAAGGCGTCCATCTCGGACATGCTGTCGAACGCCGAGTGCGCGGCGATCATCCAGGTGATCGGCGCAGGCTCCGGCCGCAGCTTCGACCTCTCGGTGGCGCGGTACGGCAAGGTCATCATCATGTCGGATGCGGATGTCGACGGCGCCCACATCCGGACACTGCTGCTGACGCTGTTCTTCCGCTACATGCGGCCGATGATCGAGGAGGGCCGCGTCTTCGCCGCCGTCCCGCCGCTGCACCGCGTCGTCGTGGTGAACCCGGGGTCGAAGCCGAACGAGACGATCTACACGTACTCGGAGGCGGAGCTGCAGGCCGTCCTCGCCGACCTCAAGAAGCGCGGCAGGAAGTACCAGGAGCCCATCCAGCGCTACAAGGGTCTGGGCGAGATGGATGCGGACCAGCTGGCGACCACGACGATGGACCGCGCGCACCGCACGCTGCGCCGGGTGCGCGTCCCCGACGCCGAGGCCGCGAACCGCGTCTTCGAGCTCCTGATGGGCAACGACGTCGCCCCGCGCAAGGAGTTCATCATCGCCGGGGCCGACGACCTCAGCCGCGCGCGCATCGACGCCTGA
- a CDS encoding DUF7455 domain-containing protein, whose protein sequence is MSTLTSENGAVDELASGPQLTAADRCDSCGAQAYIRVVVNNGELLFCAHHGKKHQEKLSQIAHSWHDETARLFEEQRA, encoded by the coding sequence ATGTCGACACTCACCTCGGAGAACGGGGCGGTTGACGAGCTCGCATCGGGGCCGCAGTTGACGGCCGCGGACCGTTGCGACAGCTGCGGCGCGCAGGCGTACATCCGCGTCGTCGTCAACAACGGCGAACTCCTCTTCTGCGCCCACCACGGCAAGAAGCACCAGGAGAAGCTCTCTCAGATCGCCCACAGCTGGCACGACGAGACCGCTCGCCTGTTCGAAGAGCAGCGCGCGTAA
- a CDS encoding alanine racemase C-terminal domain-containing protein — protein MRRRAHVDLSVIRSTAAAAISSLPDCTADLRADAYGHGLIPVARALTDAGVGGFLVSRVEDAAALADEGLPVDAVVGSAPGASLLGPELFGLDLERPRPAAMRLEGEIIAVKRVPADRGVSYGYTYRTARPSTLVLVALGYADGILRVASNKAPVKVGDTVGRITGRIAMDQFVVDIGDDTASPGDPVVLFGDPDRGEPTVRDWADALGVAAPVITSRLGRRIERTYSA, from the coding sequence GTGCGCAGACGCGCCCACGTCGACCTCTCCGTCATCCGCTCGACGGCAGCCGCCGCGATCTCGTCCCTCCCCGACTGCACCGCCGATCTCCGCGCCGACGCGTACGGACACGGGCTCATCCCCGTGGCTCGTGCGCTGACGGATGCGGGGGTCGGCGGTTTTCTCGTCTCCCGGGTCGAGGATGCCGCGGCACTCGCCGACGAGGGTCTGCCCGTCGACGCGGTCGTCGGGAGCGCCCCTGGCGCATCCCTGCTCGGCCCGGAGCTCTTCGGCCTCGACCTCGAACGACCGCGCCCGGCGGCCATGCGTCTCGAGGGCGAGATCATCGCCGTCAAACGCGTCCCCGCCGACCGGGGCGTCTCGTACGGCTACACCTACCGCACGGCCCGGCCCAGCACGCTCGTGCTGGTCGCGCTCGGCTACGCCGACGGCATCCTGCGCGTCGCCTCCAACAAGGCGCCGGTGAAGGTCGGCGACACCGTCGGCCGCATCACCGGCCGCATCGCCATGGACCAGTTCGTGGTCGACATCGGCGACGACACCGCCAGTCCGGGCGATCCGGTCGTCCTGTTCGGCGACCCGGACCGCGGTGAGCCGACGGTGCGGGACTGGGCGGATGCGCTGGGCGTCGCCGCTCCGGTCATCACAAGCCGGCTCGGCCGCCGCATCGAGAGGACGTACAGCGCGTGA
- a CDS encoding alanine racemase translates to MTIVDAVAEPLPRAVIDLAAVRHNVAHLTRLIAPAQTMLAVKADAYGHGLLPVAEAGLEAGATSLAVLEIPAGLVLRRAGITVPLLAWLHGQDTDWRAGIEADIELGVSAHWQLEAIAAAGADRPAIVHLKVDTGLSRNGATREEWPGLIRAALELQERGVIRIRAAWSHLADASIADDEAALAEFRSAVVQAERLGASFRVLHLAASSAGIRMPEARFDFVRFGIAAYGFSPFDDSTGGELGLIPAMRLEAPVTEIHVGGTTHARLGIGYADGVPTLGIAKTSIQLNGRRCPVIEVAADSMLVDAGAHRVEVGDTAILFGSGTDGEPTAETYADWAETIADEMITGVAARVPRVYIN, encoded by the coding sequence GTGACCATCGTGGATGCCGTCGCCGAGCCGCTCCCCCGTGCCGTCATCGACCTCGCCGCCGTGCGGCACAACGTCGCGCACCTCACCCGCCTCATCGCACCGGCGCAGACGATGCTCGCGGTGAAGGCGGACGCCTACGGCCACGGGCTGCTCCCGGTCGCCGAGGCCGGCCTCGAAGCCGGAGCGACCTCGCTCGCCGTGCTCGAGATTCCGGCCGGGCTGGTCCTCCGCCGCGCGGGCATCACCGTCCCGCTGCTCGCCTGGCTGCACGGCCAGGACACCGACTGGCGCGCCGGGATCGAGGCCGACATCGAGCTCGGCGTCTCGGCGCACTGGCAACTGGAGGCCATCGCCGCAGCGGGAGCCGACCGCCCAGCGATCGTCCACCTGAAGGTCGATACCGGGCTGAGCCGCAACGGCGCCACCCGGGAGGAGTGGCCCGGCCTGATCCGCGCGGCCCTCGAGCTGCAGGAGCGCGGCGTGATCCGCATCCGCGCCGCCTGGTCGCATCTGGCCGACGCCTCGATCGCCGACGACGAGGCCGCCCTCGCCGAGTTCCGCTCGGCGGTCGTCCAGGCGGAGCGCCTGGGCGCCTCGTTCCGGGTGCTGCACCTGGCCGCGAGCTCGGCGGGCATCCGGATGCCCGAGGCGCGTTTCGACTTCGTGCGATTCGGCATCGCCGCCTACGGTTTCTCCCCGTTCGACGACTCGACCGGCGGCGAGCTCGGCCTCATCCCGGCGATGCGCCTGGAGGCTCCGGTCACCGAGATCCACGTCGGAGGCACGACGCACGCCCGCCTCGGGATCGGCTACGCCGACGGCGTGCCGACGCTCGGCATCGCCAAGACGTCCATCCAGCTGAACGGCCGCCGCTGCCCCGTGATCGAGGTCGCCGCCGACAGCATGCTGGTGGATGCGGGAGCGCACCGGGTCGAGGTCGGAGACACCGCGATCCTGTTCGGCTCGGGTACGGACGGCGAGCCCACCGCCGAGACCTACGCCGACTGGGCGGAGACGATCGCCGACGAGATGATCACCGGCGTCGCCGCGCGCGTCCCCCGCGTCTACATCAACTGA
- a CDS encoding type 1 glutamine amidotransferase, with protein MTVLRILHLYPAELGINGDAGNVLALAERARWRGVEVDVVTHAPGAELPASADIVHIGSGPLSAQRAVHDDVLRIAPRLRQWRDAGVPFVAIAGGWQLLGTQLETPDGEVLAGAAVFPSRAALGGKRHVGEIVVRLADGTTIAGFENHSARTVLDGAEPLGRVVRGTGNDGSVEGVVVGSSIGTHLHGPLLPMNPVLADRLLSAALRGELPPVPQTERVDRYATNARRAIADRLGVSL; from the coding sequence ATGACCGTTCTGCGCATCCTGCACCTGTACCCGGCCGAGCTCGGGATCAACGGCGATGCGGGCAATGTCCTTGCTCTGGCTGAGCGCGCCCGCTGGCGCGGAGTCGAGGTCGACGTCGTGACCCATGCGCCGGGCGCGGAGCTGCCGGCGAGCGCCGACATCGTTCACATCGGTTCTGGCCCGCTCTCGGCGCAGCGCGCCGTCCACGACGACGTGCTGCGGATTGCGCCGCGGCTGCGCCAGTGGCGCGACGCGGGAGTGCCGTTCGTTGCGATCGCAGGCGGCTGGCAGCTGCTTGGAACCCAGCTCGAGACCCCGGACGGCGAGGTGCTGGCGGGCGCAGCGGTGTTCCCGTCGCGCGCCGCGCTCGGGGGCAAGCGGCACGTCGGCGAGATCGTGGTGCGGCTCGCGGACGGCACGACGATCGCCGGCTTCGAGAACCACTCGGCCCGCACCGTGCTCGACGGCGCTGAGCCGCTCGGTCGCGTGGTGCGCGGCACGGGCAACGACGGCTCGGTGGAGGGCGTGGTGGTCGGCTCCTCGATCGGAACCCACCTGCACGGACCGCTGCTGCCGATGAACCCGGTGCTGGCCGACCGCCTGCTCAGCGCCGCACTGCGCGGCGAGCTTCCCCCGGTGCCGCAGACGGAGCGCGTGGACCGCTACGCGACGAACGCGCGCCGCGCGATCGCCGACCGCCTCGGCGTCTCCCTCTGA
- a CDS encoding MurT ligase domain-containing protein: MRYRLAVIAGRLARWLLRLRGGGSAVPGRVALAIAPKFLERAVSRLPLGVVFVSGSNGKSTTTNMLTAILREHGLDVFTNPSGGNLPQGIASALLADVPLDGYVRGDVGVIEVDEAYGVDLARVLKPRGSLLLNVQIDQLNRFFEPTRVIGMLRSIAEGSSEFVVVNADDDSLARVGAELASAGRDVSTFAVAPSIIEASPNGLANVKDLTGAAAGALPIPSVFVSKLEVQSAQLTIGGENVRIGLPARGLHYAVDAAGATATASRLLGDRFQPNAVVAAMAALRTVYGRGETLHVGDEDIEIIMMKNPPSLQLNLDYLSESPEQVFVSVDEGTPDPSWVYDIDLSKLTHVDVVSGTKAWQFATRFAYAGIEVDQVVPELKPALQAFLALPKPSRGTKTMIVNYEQMMLIRKQLGFLDLEGGER; encoded by the coding sequence GTGCGGTACCGACTGGCGGTCATCGCCGGCCGCCTCGCCCGCTGGCTCCTGCGCCTGCGGGGAGGCGGCTCCGCGGTCCCCGGCCGGGTCGCGCTGGCCATCGCCCCGAAGTTCCTGGAGCGCGCGGTCAGCCGTCTCCCGCTCGGCGTCGTGTTCGTGTCCGGCTCGAACGGCAAGTCGACGACGACCAACATGCTCACCGCGATCCTGCGCGAGCACGGGCTCGACGTGTTCACGAATCCGTCCGGCGGTAACCTGCCGCAGGGCATCGCGTCCGCGCTGCTCGCCGACGTTCCGCTCGACGGCTACGTCCGCGGCGACGTCGGTGTGATCGAGGTGGACGAGGCCTACGGCGTCGACCTCGCGCGCGTTCTGAAGCCGCGCGGTTCGCTGCTGCTCAACGTCCAGATCGACCAGCTGAACCGCTTCTTCGAGCCGACCCGTGTGATCGGGATGCTGCGTTCGATCGCGGAGGGCTCCTCGGAGTTCGTCGTCGTGAACGCGGACGACGACAGCCTCGCCCGGGTGGGCGCCGAGCTGGCCTCGGCGGGGCGGGATGTCTCCACCTTCGCCGTGGCGCCGTCGATCATCGAGGCGTCGCCCAACGGCCTGGCCAACGTCAAGGACCTGACAGGCGCGGCCGCTGGCGCGCTGCCCATCCCCTCGGTGTTCGTCAGCAAGCTCGAAGTGCAGAGCGCGCAGCTGACCATCGGCGGCGAGAACGTCCGGATCGGTCTGCCCGCGCGCGGCCTGCACTACGCGGTGGATGCGGCGGGCGCGACCGCGACGGCGAGCCGGCTGCTCGGCGACCGGTTCCAGCCGAATGCCGTCGTCGCCGCGATGGCCGCGCTCCGCACGGTGTACGGCCGCGGCGAGACGCTGCACGTCGGCGACGAGGACATCGAGATCATCATGATGAAGAACCCGCCGAGCCTGCAGCTGAACCTCGACTACCTGAGCGAGTCGCCGGAACAGGTGTTCGTGTCCGTCGACGAGGGCACGCCGGACCCGTCGTGGGTGTACGACATCGACCTGTCGAAGCTGACCCACGTCGACGTGGTGTCCGGAACGAAGGCCTGGCAGTTCGCGACGCGGTTCGCCTACGCCGGCATCGAGGTCGACCAGGTCGTCCCCGAGCTGAAGCCCGCGCTGCAGGCGTTCCTGGCGCTGCCGAAGCCGTCGCGCGGCACCAAGACGATGATCGTGAACTACGAGCAGATGATGCTCATCCGCAAGCAGCTCGGCTTCCTCGATCTGGAGGGCGGCGAGCGATGA
- a CDS encoding RNA polymerase sigma factor: MATRAATKTRDAEVEVDETVTVAAEETAKPARKTAAKAAPKKAATKTAAKKQTASSKAKGSAADDDEIDDDAEVEIDVEDVAVVADDDAVADDADETETTDEADSDDADGDDAEGKKPAVTIPVGDIPLPTDALVLRAVDEDDDIPVYSSTITGATADPVKDYLKQIGKVPLLNAAEEVELAMRIEAGLFAEDKLANTPNLSKELERELKWVARDGQRAKSHLLGANLRLVVSLAKRYTGRGMQFLDLIQEGNLGLIRAVEKFDYTKGFKFSTYATWWIRQAITRAMADQARTIRIPVHMVEVINKLARVQRQMLQDLGREPTPEELSKELDMTPEKVIEVQKYGREPISLHTPLGEDGDSEFGDLIEDTEAVVPADAVGFTMLQKQLESLLDSLSEREAGVIRMRFGLGDGMPKTLDQIGDTFGVTRERIRQIESKTMAKLRHPSRSQSLRDYLE, from the coding sequence ATGGCAACCCGTGCAGCAACGAAGACCCGCGATGCGGAGGTCGAGGTCGACGAGACCGTGACCGTCGCCGCGGAGGAGACGGCGAAGCCCGCCAGGAAGACCGCCGCGAAGGCGGCTCCGAAGAAGGCTGCGACGAAGACGGCTGCGAAGAAGCAGACCGCGTCGAGCAAGGCGAAGGGCAGTGCGGCGGACGACGACGAGATCGACGACGACGCCGAGGTCGAGATCGACGTGGAGGACGTGGCCGTCGTCGCGGACGACGACGCGGTGGCGGACGACGCGGACGAGACGGAAACGACCGACGAGGCCGACTCCGACGACGCCGATGGCGACGACGCCGAGGGCAAGAAGCCCGCGGTGACCATCCCGGTCGGCGACATCCCGCTTCCGACGGACGCGCTCGTGCTGCGCGCCGTGGACGAGGACGACGACATCCCCGTCTACTCCTCGACGATCACCGGCGCGACGGCCGACCCGGTCAAGGACTACCTGAAGCAGATCGGCAAGGTCCCGCTGCTGAACGCGGCCGAAGAGGTCGAGCTCGCCATGCGCATCGAGGCCGGTCTGTTCGCGGAGGACAAGCTCGCGAACACCCCGAACCTGAGCAAGGAGCTCGAGCGCGAGCTGAAGTGGGTCGCCCGCGACGGCCAGCGCGCGAAGAGCCACCTGCTCGGCGCGAACCTGCGCCTCGTGGTCAGTCTCGCGAAGCGTTACACCGGTCGCGGGATGCAGTTCCTCGACCTCATCCAGGAGGGCAACCTGGGCCTCATCCGTGCTGTCGAGAAGTTCGACTACACGAAGGGCTTCAAGTTCTCGACCTACGCCACGTGGTGGATCCGTCAGGCGATCACCCGCGCGATGGCGGACCAGGCGCGGACCATCCGCATCCCGGTCCACATGGTGGAGGTCATCAACAAGCTGGCCCGCGTGCAGCGTCAGATGCTGCAGGACCTGGGCCGCGAGCCCACCCCCGAGGAGCTGTCGAAGGAACTCGACATGACCCCGGAGAAGGTCATCGAGGTGCAGAAGTACGGTCGCGAGCCCATCTCGCTGCACACCCCGCTGGGTGAGGACGGCGACAGTGAGTTCGGCGACCTGATCGAGGACACCGAGGCGGTCGTCCCGGCCGACGCGGTGGGCTTCACGATGCTGCAGAAGCAGCTGGAGAGCCTGCTCGACTCGCTCTCCGAGCGCGAGGCGGGCGTGATCCGCATGCGCTTCGGCCTCGGCGACGGGATGCCGAAGACGCTCGACCAGATCGGCGACACGTTCGGTGTGACGCGCGAGCGCATCCGCCAGATCGAGTCGAAGACGATGGCGAAGCTGCGTCACCCGTCGCGTTCGCAGTCGCTGCGCGACTACCTCGAGTAA
- a CDS encoding MFS transporter, with the protein MNSRRSWIVYGIGVFAYLIAVMQRTTIGVAGVAATDRFHVSASVLSTLAVVQLIVYAGMQVPVGVLIDRIGSRVLMIAGTALMVVGQVAVALAPSIAIAIVGRILVGAGDATVFTSLMRLTNSWFRGKIVPQLSQWIGNVGQLGQVLSAVPFALLLHLSGWTVAFLTAAALSVVALVGIVAAVTDRPVGASEGPRPVSWSDSLRQLRISLARPGTQLGFWSHFVTQSSGTVFSLMWGIPFLVFAIGIEPAEASALLTVLVGAGLISGPILGILTARFPMRRSNLVLAIVGLMAAAWTLVLLWPGQPPLWTVIVLIAAIGIGGPGSLIGFDFARTFNPLHSLGSANGIVNVGGFLASFVMMFLIGVSLDVQAHGAGGDAQLYQLDHFRWAFAIQYVIVGIGVGFLVHARRRTRRRLKDDEGIEVAPLWVALVGAWRRRGGREAL; encoded by the coding sequence GTGAACTCGCGTCGCTCCTGGATCGTCTACGGGATCGGTGTCTTCGCGTATCTGATCGCGGTCATGCAGCGGACGACCATCGGCGTCGCCGGGGTCGCGGCGACCGACCGCTTCCACGTCTCCGCCTCCGTCCTCTCCACCCTCGCGGTCGTCCAGCTGATCGTCTACGCGGGGATGCAGGTGCCGGTGGGCGTGCTCATCGACCGCATCGGGTCGCGCGTCCTGATGATCGCGGGCACCGCTCTGATGGTCGTCGGACAGGTCGCCGTCGCACTGGCACCGAGCATCGCGATCGCGATCGTCGGGCGCATCCTGGTCGGAGCGGGCGACGCGACGGTCTTCACCTCTCTCATGCGGCTCACCAACTCGTGGTTCCGCGGGAAGATCGTCCCGCAGCTGTCGCAGTGGATCGGCAACGTCGGCCAGCTGGGACAGGTGCTGTCGGCCGTCCCCTTCGCGCTGCTGCTGCACCTCTCCGGCTGGACGGTCGCCTTCCTCACGGCCGCAGCGCTCTCCGTCGTCGCCCTGGTGGGCATCGTCGCCGCGGTCACCGACCGCCCGGTCGGCGCGAGCGAGGGGCCGCGCCCGGTGTCCTGGTCCGACTCGCTGCGGCAGCTGCGGATCAGCCTGGCGCGCCCGGGCACGCAGCTCGGCTTCTGGTCGCACTTCGTCACGCAGTCCTCCGGAACGGTGTTCAGCCTGATGTGGGGCATCCCGTTCCTCGTCTTCGCCATCGGCATCGAGCCGGCGGAGGCGTCCGCCCTGCTCACCGTGCTCGTCGGCGCCGGCCTCATCTCCGGTCCGATCCTCGGCATCCTCACCGCCCGCTTCCCGATGCGCCGAAGCAACCTGGTGCTCGCGATCGTCGGCCTGATGGCGGCCGCGTGGACGCTGGTGCTGCTCTGGCCCGGGCAGCCGCCGCTCTGGACCGTGATCGTCCTCATCGCGGCGATCGGGATCGGCGGCCCGGGGTCGCTCATCGGCTTCGACTTCGCCCGCACATTCAACCCGCTGCACAGCCTCGGCTCCGCGAACGGCATCGTGAACGTCGGCGGCTTCCTCGCCAGCTTCGTGATGATGTTCCTGATCGGCGTCTCGCTCGACGTGCAGGCGCACGGGGCGGGCGGGGATGCGCAGCTCTACCAGCTGGACCACTTCCGCTGGGCGTTCGCCATCCAGTACGTGATCGTCGGCATCGGAGTGGGGTTCCTGGTGCACGCACGCCGCCGCACGCGTCGTCGGCTGAAGGACGACGAGGGAATAGAAGTGGCCCCTCTGTGGGTTGCACTCGTCGGAGCGTGGAGGAGGCGCGGCGGGCGCGAAGCGCTGTAG